The sequence below is a genomic window from Candidatus Auribacterota bacterium.
TGGCATTCAAGAATCAAACGAGCTTATAGACAACACGCCGGAATGAGACAGATTCATAAAATCCAATTCTTAAGGTGGTTTTCATGGTTCAAAAACCAACAAAAAACCAACAATCTATGAGTATTTCACCCATTGCGAGGAACGCAGTGACGAAGCAATCTCAACTCATTGGGCAGCAGGAGATTGCTTTTCCCGCCAAGGCGGGATCGCAATGACCATGGCAGAAAGTGTAAAAATAAAGTGCTCCCATTAATACATGTTGCCGCGTCGGAGGTTGAGTACCACGAGACGGCGAATCGGCGCGTCGGAGAACCGGCGACGTAAAGGCTTCAAAGTCGCCCCCTCGCCGTTTCGCCTCTCGCCGTCTCAATTCTTTACCCCGCCAGCCTCACGCTCGACTCGCCGAGGAGCGCCTCAACCTTTTTCACGAGATCGAGTGAAGGGGTGACCCGGAACTGGCTGCCGGCGCGCATGAGGACGCGCTCGCCCGTTCCCGCGGTGAAATCGAGAATCACGGGGCACGTTCCCCCCGACGCGACGAGGAGCCTCTTCAGCTCCTCGAGCCTCCCGTGCTCGATATCCGAAATGTACACGCTGATGTGCATCGCGGTGGTGTACCACTGCCGGGCCTCCGCGAGCGGTACCACCTCCGACACGATCACCTTCGGGCTCTCCTCCTTGAGATCGACCCTGCCCGTGACGAGCACCGCGGCCTCCTCAGTGATCTGGGCGCCCACCTTTTGGTACGCGCGCGGGTACACCAGCAACTCTACGGTCCCCGCGATGTCTTCAAGCGTCGCGATCGCCATTTTTTCGTTCTTACGGCGGGTGTAGGTGAGCCTGAGCTTTGTGATGATCCCGCCGACGCGCGCCGTCGCCCCACCCTTCAGGCTGGAGAGGGTCTTCGCGTCAGCCGTGGCAAATTGCGTGATCTCCTTCTCATATTTTTCGAGGGGATGGCCGCTCACGTAGAATCCCAGGAGCGACTTCTCCATCGCGAGGAGCTGGTTCTCAGGCCACTCCGGCACGTCGGGCATCTCCTCAGCCCGACCGCTCGTCTTCCCCGCGCGATCAAGGACATCAAAGAAGGAAGACTGTCCGCGCCTCTGATCCCTCTGGGCCCCTGCCCCGCGTTCGAGGGCCTGCTCGACCGCCGCCATCAACTGAGCCCTCCTGTATCCGAGGCTGTCAAACGCGCCGCCGCAGATCAGGCTCTCAAAGACCTTCTTGTTCACCAGCCTGAGGTCCACCAGGCACGCGTACTCATACATGCTCGTGAACTTGCCGTGCGCCTCGCGGGCGGAAATGATCGATTCGACCGCCCCGCTCCCGACATTCTTGACCGCCGCGAGGCCGAAGCGGATCGAATCGCCCACCACCGTGAACCGGGAATAGCTCTCGTTCACATCGGGGGGGAGAATCTTGATCCCGATCCTCTTGCACTCGGCGATATACTCGGCAATCTTGTCCGTGTTGTCAATTTCACTCGAGAGCAGCGCCGCCATGTATTCCACGGGATAGTTGGCCTTGAGGTACGCCGTCCGGTAGGCGATGAGGGCGTACGCGGCGCTGTGGGATTTATTGAAGCCGTACTCGGCGAATCTGGCCACCAGGTCAAAGATCTCTTCCGCGACAGACTTCTTAATCCCCTTTTTCACCGCACCGCGGACAAATGCCTCCTGCTGCTTCTCCATCTGATCGACGATCTTCTTCCCCATGATGCGGCGCAGGTTATCCGCCTGCGGCATCGTGAAACCCGCGATCTCGTGCGCGATCTGGATCACCTGTTCCTGGTAGAGCATGACCCCGTACGTATCCCTGAGGATCGGCTCAAGGGCGGGGTGATTGTACGCGATCGGCGTCTGTCCGTGTTTGCGGGCGACGTAATCGTCCAGCATGCGCATCGGTCCAGGCCTGAAGAGGGCGAGCAGGGCGATGATGTCCTCGAAGCGGTCGAGACCTATCTTCTTCGAGAGCTCGCGCATCCCCGCGCTCTCAAGCTGGAACACCCCCACCGTGTCCGCGCGGTTGAGCAGATCAAATGTGGGGCGGTTGTCGAGGGGCACCGCCTCCCAGTCAATCTTCACTCCCCGCGTTCTCTCGATGATCTTGACCGCATTGTGCAGCACCGTGAGCGTCCGGAGGCCGAGGAAATCCATCTTGAGGAGCCCGATGTCCTCAACCGATTTCATGGCGTACTGCGTGATCGGCTCATCGTTCGTGCCCCTGCAGAGGGGAAGGTATTCGGTGAGCGGCCTGTCGGCGATCACCACCCCCGCGGCGTGGGTGGACGCGTTGCGGGCCAAGCCCTCCAGAGAAAATGCAAGCTCGATGAGCCGCTTGACCTGAGGATCCGCCTGCTGCAGCTTCTTAAACTCCGGCTCCATCTCGATCGCTTCCGAGAGCGTGATCCTGGGATCGTTGGGCACGAGTTTCGCGATTCTATCCACGTCTCCGTAGGGCATTCCCAGCACGCGGCCCACATCCCGGAGCACCGCCTTGGCCTTCATGCGGCCGAAGGTGATGATCTGAGCGACGTTCCCGGAGCCATAGCGGTGCGATACATAGTCCACCACCTCTCCGCGGCGGTCATAGCAGAAATCGATGTCCATGTCCGGCATGGTGACCCGGTCGGGATTCAGAAAGCGCTCGAACAAAAGGTTGTACCGCAGCGGGTCGATGTCAGTGATGCCGAGCGTGTACGCGGCGATCGAACCTGCCGCAGAACCCCGGCCGGGGCCGACGGGTATGTCCTGGTTCTTTGCCCAGGTGATAAAGTCCCACACGATCAGGAAATAGCTCGCGAAATTCATCCGCTCGACAATGCGCAATTCCCTTTCGAGGCGCTGCCGCACCGCGGGCGTCTGCTCTGGGTACCGCCGCGCGAGCCCGGCGAGGCAGAGTTCGCGAAGGTACCCCATGCGATCCTTCCCGTCGGGGGGCTCGTACTCGGGGATGTGATAAAGCTGAACGCCCCGCTCATCGCGGAAATCGAGCTCCAGGTTGCACTTCTCAACGACCTCGATGGTCCGCGCGAGGGATTCAGGAAACTCCCCCAGGGCCTCGGCCATCTCCTCCGCTGATTTAAAGTAGAATTCACCGCCGGAGAACTTCATCCGCTGCTCGTCGATGAGCGTTTTGCCTGTCTGGATGCAGAGGAGGACGTCATGGGCGAGCGCGTCTTCCCTCCGCATATAGTGGACGTCGTTCGATGCGAGGAGCGGGATGCCGAGCCGCTTGGAGATCTCCGAGAGACCGCGGTTCACCGTTTTCTGCTCGGGGATGCCGTGATTGTGCAGCTCCAGGTAAAAATCGCCGCTGTTGAAGAGCTCCTTGTATTCACCCGCCACGCGCTCCGCCCCCGCGACATCTCCCTTCAGAATAAGGTGCGCGATCTCGCCCTTGAGGCATGCGCTCGCCCCGATCAGACCGCGGCTGTGGGACGCGAGCAGCTCTTTGTCTATCCTCGGCCTGTAGTAGAACCCCTCAAGGTGCGCAATGGAGGAGAGCGTGAGGAGGTTCCGATAGCCTTCGAGGTCCTTGACCAGCAGGAGGAGGTGGAAGGAGGCATCTTTGATGCCGGCTGTCTTGCGCTCGGTGCGGCTGCCGGGAGCCACGTACATCTCCTGGCCGATGATCGGCTTCACGCCCTCCGCCATCGCCTTCTGATAGAACTCAAGCGCTCCGCCCATGAACCCATGGTCGGTCAGCGCGAGGGCCGGCATCCTGAGTTCGCGTGCCCGCGCGACGAGGTTCCGGACCGGGCAGGCGCCATCGAGCAGGCTATACTCGCTGTGGATATGGAGATGCACAAAACGCGAGTGCTGCATGACAGAAATACCTCTATTCTTTAACC
It includes:
- a CDS encoding DNA polymerase III subunit alpha translates to MQHSRFVHLHIHSEYSLLDGACPVRNLVARARELRMPALALTDHGFMGGALEFYQKAMAEGVKPIIGQEMYVAPGSRTERKTAGIKDASFHLLLLVKDLEGYRNLLTLSSIAHLEGFYYRPRIDKELLASHSRGLIGASACLKGEIAHLILKGDVAGAERVAGEYKELFNSGDFYLELHNHGIPEQKTVNRGLSEISKRLGIPLLASNDVHYMRREDALAHDVLLCIQTGKTLIDEQRMKFSGGEFYFKSAEEMAEALGEFPESLARTIEVVEKCNLELDFRDERGVQLYHIPEYEPPDGKDRMGYLRELCLAGLARRYPEQTPAVRQRLERELRIVERMNFASYFLIVWDFITWAKNQDIPVGPGRGSAAGSIAAYTLGITDIDPLRYNLLFERFLNPDRVTMPDMDIDFCYDRRGEVVDYVSHRYGSGNVAQIITFGRMKAKAVLRDVGRVLGMPYGDVDRIAKLVPNDPRITLSEAIEMEPEFKKLQQADPQVKRLIELAFSLEGLARNASTHAAGVVIADRPLTEYLPLCRGTNDEPITQYAMKSVEDIGLLKMDFLGLRTLTVLHNAVKIIERTRGVKIDWEAVPLDNRPTFDLLNRADTVGVFQLESAGMRELSKKIGLDRFEDIIALLALFRPGPMRMLDDYVARKHGQTPIAYNHPALEPILRDTYGVMLYQEQVIQIAHEIAGFTMPQADNLRRIMGKKIVDQMEKQQEAFVRGAVKKGIKKSVAEEIFDLVARFAEYGFNKSHSAAYALIAYRTAYLKANYPVEYMAALLSSEIDNTDKIAEYIAECKRIGIKILPPDVNESYSRFTVVGDSIRFGLAAVKNVGSGAVESIISAREAHGKFTSMYEYACLVDLRLVNKKVFESLICGGAFDSLGYRRAQLMAAVEQALERGAGAQRDQRRGQSSFFDVLDRAGKTSGRAEEMPDVPEWPENQLLAMEKSLLGFYVSGHPLEKYEKEITQFATADAKTLSSLKGGATARVGGIITKLRLTYTRRKNEKMAIATLEDIAGTVELLVYPRAYQKVGAQITEEAAVLVTGRVDLKEESPKVIVSEVVPLAEARQWYTTAMHISVYISDIEHGRLEELKRLLVASGGTCPVILDFTAGTGERVLMRAGSQFRVTPSLDLVKKVEALLGESSVRLAG